In Anaerobacillus isosaccharinicus, one genomic interval encodes:
- a CDS encoding DUF6063 family protein gives MNHSQIQDVSSKLIASLWQQKYLPTEHPLVHPYIEEQEVRNCVRRLSENWGLKVAREGKHIHLLVQPGRSVLNTPMEELRRSIKGYDSETDLYLMGVIWLVIYNEADNELSTTIKWENEGLTYGEIEDLVNQVMEHWNKLNEESDNQFSKDWSLAVTRMYKKWKVLRYNKTTKGRVVYAKDSRIGLIDTAARELEKDKMVFIERTAQMSRVTPMPVFRERLKLRFGNLDKYQDRYELLKVLLEDVKESGEVSA, from the coding sequence ATGAATCATTCGCAAATTCAAGATGTGTCATCTAAATTGATAGCTTCTTTGTGGCAACAGAAATACTTACCTACGGAACATCCATTGGTACACCCTTATATTGAAGAACAAGAAGTTCGTAACTGTGTCAGGCGTTTAAGTGAAAATTGGGGCTTAAAGGTAGCGAGAGAAGGTAAACATATTCATTTGTTGGTTCAACCCGGAAGGTCAGTATTAAATACTCCTATGGAAGAATTGAGAAGAAGCATTAAAGGTTATGATAGCGAGACTGATTTATATTTAATGGGTGTCATTTGGTTAGTAATTTACAATGAGGCTGATAACGAACTCTCAACAACGATTAAGTGGGAGAACGAAGGGTTAACTTACGGTGAAATTGAGGATTTGGTAAATCAAGTAATGGAACATTGGAACAAACTTAATGAAGAATCAGATAACCAATTTTCAAAAGATTGGTCATTGGCTGTAACAAGAATGTACAAAAAGTGGAAAGTTTTGAGATACAACAAAACGACAAAAGGGCGGGTTGTTTACGCAAAAGATTCTCGAATAGGTTTAATTGATACCGCAGCTAGAGAGTTAGAAAAAGATAAAATGGTTTTCATTGAACGCACAGCACAAATGAGTAGAGTTACACCAATGCCTGTTTTTAGAGAACGATTAAAATTACGTTTTGGCAATTTAGATAAGTACCAAGACCGGTATGAATTGTTAAAAGTCCTGTTAGAAGATGTAAAAGAAAGTGGAGAGGTGAGTGCGTGA
- a CDS encoding Wadjet anti-phage system protein JetD domain-containing protein: MTVKEVFNSLIQSFQEAQGTSKKQIKTIDFEGRIIAKLGNPRKYNELGGYKEFYKQMEFLINEGMLKRVKKPKSNIKTPSLDVTYWLLPKYKENKWSNEDIARLMRYVDLSFYMKHKKHQTDNEMKMVERIHDFMETKNKSQIINREERSLLLFSNINLPNNIEAEKFLSSSEGTALINKLKINLDDLSCKIVREPFTYWKNVNSHNKYNVLIVEGLATYNTIKEILINCHPWHFGPTPQFLIWGEGYRIESTIDYLNELVSDITQLDIHYLGDMDFEGFNIYFNLKQKNHYLNIKLAYPFYKFLSRHSTRYATNVEKAQRISQEVMNHLNEELNEFKEVLDTVQMLWSDKKRIAQEVINLETVFSREVF; this comes from the coding sequence ATGACAGTTAAAGAAGTTTTTAATAGTTTAATTCAATCATTTCAAGAAGCGCAAGGTACATCAAAGAAACAAATAAAGACTATTGATTTTGAAGGTCGTATAATTGCGAAATTAGGTAACCCTCGTAAGTATAACGAGCTAGGTGGCTATAAGGAATTTTATAAACAAATGGAATTCCTTATAAACGAAGGTATGTTGAAACGTGTCAAAAAGCCAAAATCCAATATAAAGACACCGAGTCTAGATGTTACCTATTGGTTGTTACCTAAATATAAGGAAAATAAATGGAGCAATGAAGATATAGCTAGGTTAATGCGCTACGTTGATTTGTCATTTTACATGAAACATAAAAAACACCAAACAGATAACGAGATGAAAATGGTTGAGAGAATACATGATTTTATGGAAACAAAAAACAAGTCTCAAATAATAAATAGAGAGGAACGTTCTCTCTTACTTTTTAGCAACATAAATCTGCCTAACAATATAGAAGCAGAAAAATTTTTGTCATCTTCAGAAGGTACTGCTTTAATAAATAAGCTAAAAATCAACTTGGATGATTTATCTTGCAAAATTGTTCGTGAACCTTTTACTTATTGGAAAAATGTGAATTCCCATAATAAATACAATGTGCTTATTGTTGAGGGATTAGCTACATATAACACTATAAAAGAAATTTTAATTAACTGTCATCCTTGGCATTTCGGTCCAACGCCTCAGTTCCTAATATGGGGAGAAGGCTACAGGATAGAAAGTACTATTGACTACCTAAACGAACTTGTTTCAGACATTACACAACTAGATATCCATTACTTGGGAGATATGGATTTTGAAGGTTTTAATATATATTTTAATCTAAAACAAAAAAATCATTATTTGAATATCAAACTAGCATATCCATTTTATAAGTTTTTAAGTCGGCATTCTACTAGATATGCAACAAATGTAGAAAAAGCACAACGAATTTCTCAAGAAGTGATGAATCATTTGAACGAAGAATTAAATGAATTTAAGGAAGTATTAGATACAGTACAAATGTTATGGTCTGATAAAAAACGTATTGCTCAGGAAGTTATAAATCTAGAAACAGTTTTTAGCAGGGAGGTGTTTTGA
- a CDS encoding ATP-binding protein has translation MSQKKSVWSEKVIEFSMELKLPSVRKYLDEHVKEAVQKDASYEEFLALLLQRESDTRHEAAQYNRIRRAEFPYKKHLEDLRVEELPPDAQKKYKILKTLDFIKEGKNIILAGSPGTGNYRKFLFMERYSLTSRRLVLCPRISCHNIST, from the coding sequence ATGAGTCAGAAAAAATCGGTGTGGTCCGAAAAAGTTATTGAATTTAGTATGGAATTGAAGTTACCTTCGGTACGTAAGTACCTTGATGAGCACGTAAAAGAGGCCGTTCAAAAGGATGCGAGTTACGAAGAATTTTTGGCGCTTTTACTACAGAGAGAATCCGACACACGGCATGAAGCAGCTCAATATAATCGAATTCGCCGTGCAGAGTTTCCGTATAAGAAGCACCTTGAAGACTTACGAGTAGAAGAACTTCCTCCAGATGCACAAAAAAAATACAAGATTTTAAAAACACTAGATTTTATTAAAGAAGGTAAAAATATTATTCTAGCAGGTAGCCCAGGAACCGGAAATTATCGCAAGTTTTTGTTTATGGAAAGATATTCTTTAACAAGTAGAAGATTAGTACTCTGTCCTCGAATATCTTGCCATAATATTTCAACTTAA
- a CDS encoding ankyrin repeat domain-containing protein, translated as MKYEFFNHLDNNDVDGLFKYLKIHDSNEEMEGQTLLWWSVFYNNLEFVKVLVNKGADINKKDKLNRTALLLSCYFGFIEIAKFLLVNGANTDGCLQNAKRGWDGHCQEEIIELLREEGEKDDESYPEGRRI; from the coding sequence ATGAAGTATGAATTTTTTAACCACTTAGATAATAATGACGTTGATGGTTTATTTAAATACCTGAAAATACACGATAGTAATGAAGAAATGGAAGGACAAACTCTTTTGTGGTGGTCTGTTTTTTATAATAACCTTGAATTTGTTAAGGTTTTGGTTAATAAAGGCGCAGATATTAATAAGAAGGATAAATTGAACAGGACAGCACTTTTATTAAGTTGTTATTTTGGTTTCATTGAAATTGCTAAGTTTTTATTAGTAAACGGTGCTAATACAGATGGTTGTCTTCAGAATGCAAAACGGGGTTGGGATGGTCATTGTCAGGAAGAAATTATTGAGTTACTAAGAGAAGAAGGAGAAAAAGATGATGAAAGTTATCCTGAGGGAAGAAGAATTTAA
- the istA gene encoding IS21 family transposase, protein MIDLINKQEILLMYFREGKSQRSIAREVGVDRKTVSSYIKDYESKLEKLIEQHGSVEKGELIQSIVEKPKYQCLNRTKRVLTEEIEERIHYFLRENELKRQRGLHKQTKKIIDIHEALDQEGHNVSYTTVRNKVNEIARKAKEAYIKGSYNPGGVCEFDWGEVKVVINGKRRTLQLAVFTSAFGNYRMAYLFTKQKTECFQEAHALFFDHVGGVFQSMVYDNMKVAVKKFVGTEKEPTEALLKLSIYYMFQFRFCNVQSGNEKGHVERSVEVIRRKAFAFRDTFETLEEANQYLLEVCHKLNRKQVKQKENKTAEELLNIEKKSLLPIRPTFDAARINHLRVDKYSTVMIDQSRYSVPDHLVGEMVKVKVYSTKIQCFYQEENVAEHHRLTGCHEWSLQLEHYVRTLKKKPGALADSAALQQATKKIKNIYDNYYTNNPRDFVDLIQFIKDGTNLDQIEQSINELRKINTLHVTTDKIKVLCEKKQELLHHLPLLSKESLDIQHYAEENLRKYDELFQTQRIGNKEAIA, encoded by the coding sequence GTGATTGATTTGATTAACAAGCAAGAAATTTTACTCATGTATTTTAGGGAGGGGAAATCACAAAGATCTATAGCTAGAGAGGTTGGAGTCGATAGGAAGACTGTCAGTAGTTATATTAAAGATTACGAAAGTAAACTAGAGAAATTGATTGAACAACATGGTTCAGTAGAAAAGGGGGAACTTATTCAAAGTATAGTAGAGAAACCTAAATACCAATGTCTTAACCGAACGAAAAGAGTGTTAACCGAAGAAATTGAAGAAAGAATTCACTATTTTCTACGAGAAAATGAATTGAAACGCCAAAGGGGGTTACATAAACAAACCAAAAAGATTATTGATATTCATGAAGCGTTGGATCAAGAAGGCCATAACGTTAGTTATACTACTGTAAGAAATAAGGTTAATGAAATAGCAAGAAAGGCAAAAGAAGCTTATATCAAAGGTTCATACAATCCAGGTGGTGTATGTGAATTCGACTGGGGAGAAGTAAAGGTTGTTATAAATGGTAAACGAAGAACCTTACAGTTGGCAGTATTTACTTCAGCTTTTGGAAATTATCGTATGGCCTATTTATTTACAAAGCAAAAAACAGAATGCTTTCAAGAAGCACATGCTTTATTTTTTGATCATGTTGGCGGAGTGTTTCAATCGATGGTTTATGACAATATGAAAGTAGCTGTAAAGAAGTTTGTAGGAACTGAGAAAGAACCAACAGAAGCTTTATTAAAACTATCAATCTATTATATGTTTCAATTTCGCTTCTGTAATGTTCAAAGCGGGAATGAAAAAGGACACGTGGAACGGAGTGTTGAAGTAATCCGCCGGAAAGCTTTCGCTTTTAGAGATACATTCGAAACTCTAGAGGAAGCCAATCAATACTTATTGGAGGTATGCCATAAGCTAAACAGAAAACAAGTAAAGCAAAAGGAAAATAAAACGGCTGAGGAACTATTGAACATTGAAAAGAAAAGCCTTTTACCAATACGCCCTACATTTGACGCGGCAAGAATTAATCATTTACGTGTAGATAAATATTCAACGGTTATGATAGATCAAAGCCGTTATTCAGTACCGGATCACCTAGTTGGAGAAATGGTTAAAGTAAAAGTTTATTCTACAAAAATTCAATGCTTCTATCAGGAGGAGAATGTGGCAGAGCACCACCGGTTGACTGGGTGTCATGAGTGGAGCCTTCAGCTTGAACATTATGTAAGAACATTAAAGAAAAAGCCTGGTGCATTAGCTGATAGCGCAGCATTACAACAGGCAACTAAAAAAATTAAAAACATTTATGATAATTATTATACCAATAATCCCAGAGATTTTGTAGATCTAATTCAATTCATTAAAGATGGAACAAACCTTGACCAGATCGAACAAAGTATAAATGAGTTAAGAAAGATAAATACTCTGCACGTGACTACAGATAAGATTAAAGTCCTTTGTGAGAAGAAGCAGGAACTACTACACCATTTGCCTCTCTTATCTAAGGAAAGTCTGGACATACAGCATTATGCCGAAGAAAATTTACGAAAATATGATGAACTATTTCAAACACAAAGGATTGGAAATAAGGAGGCAATTGCATGA